In one window of Oncorhynchus gorbuscha isolate QuinsamMale2020 ecotype Even-year linkage group LG23, OgorEven_v1.0, whole genome shotgun sequence DNA:
- the LOC124011059 gene encoding gamma-tubulin complex component 3 homolog, which yields MAALDQKSPNVLLQSLCCRITGKSEAEVAHQFQYAVRVVGSNYAPTIERDEFLVSEKIKKELLKQRREGDAALFSELHRKLQTQGVLKHRWSVLYLLLSLCEDPRKPSRVGSYGALFAQALPRDAHSTPFYCTRPGSLPLSYPERSGPGGSQISTSMGTSGISSLGVYSLNGPTPTPQPLLAGHPPQTAGQQLGSRLAWALPNTSALAPTSRAPLAPSPLSTRSPRPRNDGDLTTEVGEAALVRDILYVFQGIDGKFIKMSNTDNCYKIDSKVVLCKSLRDTSSRLAELGWLHNKIRKYTDSRSLDRAFGLVGQSFCASLHQELKEYYRLLAVLHSQLQVEDDQGVNLGVESSLTLRRLLVWTYDPKVRLKTLAALVDFCQGRKGGELASAVHAYGKTGDPQMRALVQHILSLVSHPILNFLYRWIYDGELEDTYHEFFVASDPTVKTDRLWHDKYSLRKSMIPTFITMDQARKVLLIGKSINFLHQVCHDRTSPGKITPASKSTDSPKDAAELLSDLEGAFQGKIDAAYFETSKYLLNVLNQNYLLLEHLQAMRRYLLLGQGDFIRHLMDLLKPELARPATTLYQHNLTGILETAVRATNAQYDNAEILKRLDVRLLEVSPGDTGWDVFSLDYHVEGPIATVFTRECMSHYLRVFNFLWRAKRMEYILTDIWKGQMCNAKLLKSMPELSGVLHQCHILANEMVHFIHQMQYYITFEVLECCWDELWNKVEKAQDLDHIIAAHEGFLDSVISRCLLDTNSRSLLNQLRAIFDQIIEFQSAQDSLYRSALEELTLRLQYEERKKQRDSEGEWGVTAEQEAEENRRIQEFQETIPKMRSQLRILTHFYQGIVQQFLVLIMTSPDESLRFLSFRLDFNEHYRARDPRLRASLGTTRGRRPSNI from the exons CTGAAGTAGCCCACCAGTTCCAGTATGCTGTGAGAGTCGTCGGGAGTAACTATGCTCCCACCATTGAGAGGGATGAGTTCCTAGTGTCAGAGAAGATAAAAAAAGAAT TGCtgaagcagaggagagagggtgacgcTGCCCTGTTCTCTGAGCTCCACAGAAAGCTGCAGACTCAG GGGGTGCTGAAACACAGGTGGTCTGTCTTATACCTGCTGCTCAGTCTATGTGAGGACCCCAGGAAACCGTCCAGG GTTGGCAGCTATGGGGCGCTGTTTGCCCAGGCCCTCCCCCGGGACGCCCACTCCACCCCGTTCTACTGCACTCGGCCCGGGAGCCTGCCCCTCAGCTACCCCGAGCGCTCGGGGCCCGGGGGCTCCCAGATCTCCACCAGCATGGGCACCAGTGGCATCAGCAGCCTGGGGGTGTACTCCCTCAACGGGCCCACACCCACCCCTCAGCCCCTGCTGGCTGG ACACCCACCCCAGACAGCAGGGCAGCAGCTGGGCTCTCGGCTGGCGTGGGCCCTCCCCAACACCTCCGCCCTGGCACCTACCTCACGGGCCCCGCTCGCCCCCTCACCCCTGTCCACCCGGTCCCCCAGGCCACGCAATGACGGGGACCTAACTA cgGAGGTTGGTGAGGCTGCACTGGTCAGAGACATCCTGTATGTCTTCCAGGGGATCGACGGGAAGTTCATTAAGATGAGCAACACAGACAACTGCTACAAGATCGACTCCAAG GTGGTGCTCTGTAAGTCTCTGAGGGACACCAGTAGCCGATTGGCTGAGCTGGGCTGGCTCCACAACAAGATCAGGAAGTACACTGACTCGCGCAGTCTGGACCGAGCCTTTGGCCTGGTGGGACAGAGCTTCTGTGCCTCCCTGCATCAGGAACTGAAGGAGTACTACAGACTTCTGGCAGTGCTGCACtcacag TTGCAGGTGGAGGATGACCAGGGAGTGAACCTGGGAGTGGAGAGCAGTCTGACCCTCAGACGTCTCCTAGTCTGGACCTACGACCCGAAAGTCCGCCTCAAAACCCTGGCTGCCCTCGTTGACTTCTGCCAAG ggaggaagggaggggaactGGCGTCAGCAGTCCATGCCTATGGGAAGACAGGGGACCCTCAGATGAGAGCTCTGGTGCAGCACATCCTCAGCCTGGTGTCACATCCCATCCTCAACTTCCTCTACCGCTGGATCTATGACGGAGAGCTGGAGGACACTTACCATGAG TTCTTTGTGGCGTCTGACCCCACGgtgaagacagacagactgtgGCACGACAAGTACTCACTGAGGAAGTCCATGATACCCACCTTCATCACCATGGACCAGGCCCGcaag gTTCTGCTCATTGGAAAGTCCATTAACTTCCTGCATCAGGTGTGCCATGACAGAACCTCACCAGGGAAAATCACCCCGGCCTCCAAGTCTACAGACTCCCCCAAAGATG ctgcaGAGCTGTTATCAGACCTGGAGGGGGCGTTCCAGGGGAAGATAGATGCAGCCTACTTTGAAACCAGCAAGTACCTGCTGAATGTCCTCAACCAGAACTATCTGCTGCTGGAGCACCTGCAGGCCATGAGACGATACCTGCTGCTGGGCCAGGGAGACTTCATACGCCACCTCATGGACCTGCTAaa ACCAGAGCTGGCCCGCCCAGCCACCACTCTGTACCAACACAACCTGACAGGCATCCTGGAGACAGCCGTGAGGGCCACCAACGCCCAGTATGACAACGCTGAGATCCTCAAGAGACTGGACGTACGCCTGCTGGAG GTGTCTCCCGGAGATACGGGCTGGGACGTCTTCAGTTTAGACTACCACGTAGAGGGTCCTATCGCCACG GTGTTCACACGGGAGTGCATGAGCCACTACCTGCGGGTGTTCAACTTCCTGTGGCGAGCCAAGCGTATGGAGTACATCCTCACCGACATCTGGAAGGGACAGATGTGCAACGCCAAGCTGCTTAAGAGCATGCcag AGCTGTCTGGCGTGCTGCACCAGTGCCACATCCTGGCCAATGAGATGGTCCACTTCATCCACCAGATGCAGTACTACATCACCTTTGAG gtGCTAGAGTGTTGTTGGGATGAGTTATGGAACAAGGTAGAGAAGGCCCAGGATCTAGACCACATCATCGCTGCCCACGAAGGATTCTTAGACTCTGTCATCTCCCGTTGCCTACTGGACACCAACAGCAGG TCCTTGTTGAACCAGCTGAGGGCGATCTTTGACCAGATCATAGAGTTCCAGAGTGCCCAGGACTCTCTGTACCGCTCTGCCCTGGAGGAACTCACCCTGCGGCTGCAGTACGAGGAGCGGAAGAAGCAGAGGGATTCTGAG ggtGAGTGGGGCGTGACTGCTGAACAGGAggcagaggagaacaggaggatcCAAGAGTTCCAGGAGACCATACCAAAAATGCGCTCTCAGCTACGGATACTAACACACTTCTACCAG GGCATAGTGCAGCAGTTCCTGGTGCTGATAATGACTAGTCCAGACGAGAGCCTGCGCTTCCTCAGCTTCAGACTGGACTTCAACGAGCACTACCGGGCCAGAGACCCCCGTCTGAGGGCCTCGCTGGGGACCACCAGGGGCCGACGGCCCTCCAACATCTGA